The window ACGACGACACCCTGCGCGCCGCCATCCAGGCCGTGCTGCCCGGCACGCCGCTCGGCGAGCTCGACACCATCAAGGACCTGCCCGGCATGGTCGGCGCCGCCGCCGACACACTGCGCAAGGCCTGGCGCGCCGGCATCGACCTGCAGGCGCGCGCCGGCGACCACGCGCGGCTGGCGGCCATGGCCGCCCTGGAGCGCGCCGTGCTGGCCCAGCTGCCGCCGGGCATGCTCCATCCGCCCGCGCTGGCCGCCGCCGCCCAGGCGCGCCTGGCGCACGCCCCCGCGCTGCTCGGCCGCGTCGACGTCGACGGCCTGGCCGACCTGCCGCCCTGCTGGCGCCCGCTGCTGCTGGCGCTGGCCGCCGTGCTGCCGCTGCGCTGGCTGGCCGGGCCGCGCCCTGTGCCGGCATGGCTCGACGGCAGCGCGGTGGCGGTCGAGCGCAGCGCGCCCTGCGCGCCGGCGCGCAGCGTGGTCAGCGCCGCCACCGCGCAGCACGAGGCCATCGAAGCGATGCGCTGGGCGCGCGCGCTGCTGGCATCCGGGCAGGCGCGCCCGGAGGAGATCGCCATCGCCGCGGTGACGCCGGCCGACTATGACGACCACTTCCTCGCGCTGCGCTCCGACAGCGGGCTCGACCTGCACTTCGTGCATGGCGTGACGGTTGCTGCCAGCCGCGACGGCCAGGCCGCCGCCGCGCTGGCCGACGTCCTGCTGCGCGGCCTGAGCCAGGCGCGCCTGCGCCGCCTCGCCACCCTGTGCGCCGGTGGCGCGGGCCTGCTGGGCCAGCTGCCCGAGAACTGGACGCGGGCGCTGCCGGCCGACGCGCCGCTCAGCAGCGCCGCCGCCTGGACGCGGCTGCTGGACCGCCTCGGCACCACCGGCACCACCGACGCCACCGGCGCCACCGGCGCCACCGAGTGGCCGGAGGCCAAGGCACTCGGCGCCACGCTGCGCGCCGTGGTGGCGCTGCTGTCGCGCGGCCATGACGGCGCGGCCGAGGCCGGCGAGGCGCTGCTCGGCGGGCGCGCGCTCGCCATCTGGCGCCGCGCCCTGCTGGCCGGTCCGGCGGCAGCGCTCGACGTCACGCTGGCCGGGCTCAAGCAGGACGACGGCCTGGAGGCCTGCGTGTGCGCCGCCTGGATGCCCGCCAGCGCGCTGGCGTCGGCGCCGCGCCGCTTCGTGCGGCTGCTCGGCCTCAACTCCTCGCACTGGCCGCGCGGGCGCGCGGAAGACCGCCTGCTGTCCGAGCACATCGTGCCGGCGGCCGAGCTCGATCCGCTGCCCGTCGCCGCCGCCGACCGGCGCGACTTCGGCATCATCCTCGCCACCACCGAGAGCGAGGTGGTGCTGTCGCGCGCACGCCGCGACGGCGAGGGGCGCCTGCTGGGCCGCAGCCCGCTGCTGCACGGCCAGCCCGACGAAACCTATCTGCGCCGCAACGCGGCACCGGCACAGGCCTGCAGCGAGGGCGACCGCCTGCTGGCCCGCCCCGACGAATTCGCGCGGCTGCCGCAGGCCGAGGCCGCGCAGCGCTGCTGGCTCGACTGGCAGCGCACCGAGCTCACGCCGCACGACGGCCTGGTGCGCGCCGGCCATCCCGCGCTGGCCGCCGTGCTGGCGCGCCCGCAGTCGGCCAGCTCGCTCAGCCGCCTGCTGCGTAATCCGCTCGGCTACCTGTGGCAGTACGGTCTGGGCTGGCGCGCGCCGGAAGACGGCACGGAGCGGCTCACGCTCGATCCGCCCAGCCTGGGCAACCTGGTCCACCTGACACTGGACCTGGCCCTGCAGGCGCTGGAGGCACAGGGAACGCAGGGAACGCAGGGAACGGAGGAAGGGGGGCTGGCTGCCGCCAGCCCGCAGCGCATCGCCGCCGCCGTGCAGGCGGCCGCGGCCGAGGCCGCGCGGCAATGGGAGGCCGGCGAGGCCGTGCCGCCGGCGCTGATCTGGCGCCGCACCCTGGAAGACGTGCGCGCCATCAGCACCACCGCGCTGGCCGCCAGCCAGGGGCGGCTGCCCGCCGCGCGCGCCTTCGGTGAAGTCCCCTTCGGCGGCATGGCGCCCAAGACCGGCAGCGCCGTGCCCTGGGACCACCAGGCCAGCGTCGAGATCCCCGGCACCGGCCTGCGCATCCGCGGCTATATCGACCGCCTCGATATCTCCGGCGACGGCCGCCGCGCGCTGGTGCTCGACTACAAGACCGGCGCCGTCCCGGACACCGGCAGCGAGGGCAAGGAGAAGCCCTTCGTGCTCAACGGCGGCAAGGAACTGCAGCGCTGCCTGTACGCCTTCGCCGTGCGGGCCCTGCTGGGCGACGGCGTCGAGATCAGCGCCGCGCTGCTCTACCCGCGCGACGGCGTCGAGCTGGTGCTGGACGATCCGCAGGGCACGCTGGATACCGTGGTGGCCAGCCTGCGGGCCGCGCGCGACGCGCTGCTGGGCGGTGCCACCGTGATCGGCATCGACAGCGGCAGCGACTACGACGACCTGGGCTTCGCCCTGCCGGCCAATGCCAAGGCCGGCTACCTGCGGCGCAAGCTCGCCGCCGCCACCGCACGCCTGGGCGACGCCGCCCGCATCTGGGAAGCCGCATGATGACCACCGCCATGCCTGTCCTCCTCGACCAAGCCGCCCGCCGCACCGCCATCGCCGCGCATGAGCGCTCCCTGCTGGTGGAAGCCGGCGCGGGCTCCGGCAAGACTGCCGTGATGGCCGGCCGCATCGCGCTGCTGCTGGCGCGGGGCATCGCGCCCGCGCACATCGCCGCGGTGACCTTCACCGAGCTGGCGGCCAGCGAATTGCTGATCCGCGTGCGCGAGTTCGTCGCCGCGCTGGCCTCGGGCCAGGTGCCGGCCGAGATGCGCGCCGCGCTGCCCGCCGGTCCGGATGCCCGCCAGCTCGAACACCTGCAGGCCGCCAGCCACGCCATCGACGAGATGACGTGCTCCACCATCCACGGCTTCTGCCAGCGCCTGATCCGGCCCTATCCGGTGGAAGCCGGCATCGACCCCGGCGCCACGCTGATGGACCGCGACCAGGCCGACCTGGTCTACCGCGAACTGGCCGACGCCTGGCTGCGCGCGGCCCTCGCCGATGCCGGCGCAGCGGGAGCGGCCGACCCGCAGGGCGGCAGCCTGCTCGCCCAGCTGGCCTGGCGCGAGCCGGCGGCCACCGTAGCGCTGGCCGGCAAGGTGCTGGACCTGCTGCGCCAGCATCGCCAGGCCGGCGTGCGCGCGCCCGAGGCACTGGCGCCGCGGCTGGCGGCCTTCCGCGCCGCGGTGCAGGACTTCCAGGCCTTGCTGGCCGAGTGCGCAACGGTGGACGAAGCCGAGACCGCCGCCATCGTCGCGGGGTTTGCCGGGATGGCGCAGGCCATTCCCGCGCGCTGGGAAGGACACGGCAACGAGCACGCCGCCCAGCAACTGGCCGCGCTGGTGCTCACGCGGCCCGCCGCCGTGCTGCTGACGGCCAGCGGCGGCTTTGCCGCCTACAAGAAGAAGGGCAAGTGGAGCGCCGCCGCGCGCGCCGCCGGCCTGCGGGCTGCCGACGGCGAGGCCATGGCCCAGCGTGCCACCGCCTGCTATGCCGCCTGCCGCGATGCCTGGCTGGCGCTGCAGCAGCACACCGCCTCGTGGGTGCTGGCCGGCCTGGTCGAGGCCCTGCGCCCGGTCGCCGACCAGTTCCGCGACTACAAGCGCCAGGCCGGCCTGCTCGACTTCGATGACCTGATCCACGCCGCGCGCGACCTGCTGCGCGACCACGAGCCGGTGCGCCGCGCGCTGGCCGGGCGCTTCACCCACGTGCTGGTCGACGAGTTCCAGGACACCGACCCGCTGCAGTCCGAGATCTTCTGGCGCCTGTGCGGCGAGCCCGTCGCCGGTGGCGATGGCGGCGAGATCGGCGGCGACGGCGGCGACGGTGGCGACGGCGGCGACGGCGGCACGGACTGGCGCGCCTACCGCATCCGCCCGGGCGCGCTGTTCCTGGTGGGCGATCCCAAGCAGGCCATCTACCGCTTCCGCGGCGCCGACGTGGCCGCCTATGTGGAGGCGCGCACGGCCTTCGCGCGCCAGGACGGCGACAGCGTGCTCGCCATCGCCACCAACTTCCGCTCGCGCGCCACCATCCTCGACTGGGTCAACGCGCGCTTCGCCGACCTGCTGTCCGAGGCGCAGGGCCAGCCCGGCTTCACCGCCCTGCAGCCCTTCCATGCCGATGCCGGCGAGCGGCCCTGCGTGGCCGCGCTGGACGTGGCGGCCGCCGACGAGGACGGCGCCGCCAGCGCCGAGCAACAGCGCGACGCCGAGGCCGAAGCCGTGGCCGAGCTGTGCGCCCGCCTGATCGGCAGCGAGCCCGTCATCGACCGCCGCAGCGGCCAGGCCCGCCCCTGCCGCCCCGGCGACATCGCCCTGCTGGCCCCCACCGGCAGCGAACTGTGGCGCTACGAAGAAGCGCTGGAGCGGCGCGGCGTGCCGGTCGCCACGCAGGCCGGCAAGGGCCTGTACCGGCGCCAGGAGATCCAGGACCTGATCGCCGTCACGCGCGTGCTGGCCGACCCGCGCGACACGCTCGCGCTGGGCGCGCTGCTGCGCGGGCCGCTGGTCGGCCTGAGCGAGGAAGAGCTGCTCGATATCGTGTGGGCGCTGCCGCGCACCGACGAGGAGATCGCCGCCGGCAAGCTGGCCGCGCTCACCCTCCACCTCGAGGCGCAGGCCATCGCCCATCCGCTCGCACGCCACATCGTCGAGACCCTGCAGGCGCTGCGCCGCCGCGCCAACGCCACCACCCCGCACGCGCTGATCGCGCAGGCGGTCGAGGCGCTGCGCGTGCGCCCGCTGCTGCAGCAGCGCCACCGCGGCCAGGCCGAGCGCGCGCTGGCCAACGTCGACCTCTACCTCAATCTCTGCCGCGCCTACGCGGTGCGCGGCCTGCGCGCGCTGGCCCAGGCCATGACCGCCGCCTGGAGCGACGAAGCGCGCGCCCCGGAAGGCCGCCCCGATGCGCAGGAAGAGGCGGTGGCGCTCTACACCATGCACGCCGCCAAGGGCCTCGAATGGCCGGTGGTGGTGCCGATCAACACCATGACCCAGGTGAAGGCGGCCGACAGCACCGTGGTGGAGCGCCACACCGGCCATCTCTTCTGCCCCGTCTTCGGCACCGACCCGGTCGGCCTGGAAGCCGCGCGCCAGGCCGAGCAGGACGAGCTGCAGCGCGAGCGCCTGCGCCTCTGGTACGTGGCCGCCACCCGCGCGCGCGAACTGCTGGTGCTGCCGCGCCTGGACGTGCCGCCGCCGCGCAGCAACGCGTGGATCGCGCTGCCGCAGTTCCCGCTGCAGGCACTGCCCGCGCTCGACCTGTCCCACCTGCCTGCCGACCCCGGCGCTGGCGGCCTCGGCGCCGCCGAAACCGCCAGCGCGCAGACGCCCGAGGTCTTCGCGCAGCAGGCCGAAGCCATCGCCGCCGGCCGGCGCCGGCTCGCCTGGGTGGCCCCCAGCCGCGACGAAGGCGCCGGCACGCCGCTGCTGCGCCCGCTCGACACGGAGCGCATCGCCAGCAGCCTCGACGACGCGCCGTCCGCCGCCGCGTCCGATTGCGCGCAGGCGACGGCGCAGGCGACGGCACAGGACGAGCGGCAAGAGGCCAAGGTGCAAGAGGCCAAGGTGCAGGGCGGCCGCGAGCGCGGCCTGCTGATCCACAAGCTGCTCGAAGAAGTGCTGAACGGCGAAACCGCCGACGTCCCCGACACGCTCGCCGCGCGCGCCGCCGAGCTGATCGGCATGCTGGGCCTGCCGCCGTGCGCCGACCCCGCCCGGGGTCCCGCCGCCGAGGAGATCGCCGCCAGCGTCGCCCGCACCCTGGCCTTGCCCGAGGTCGCCGCGCTGCGGTCCGCGCTGGTACCCGAGTACACGCTGTACGCGGCCACCGCCTGGGACGACCAGGAAGAAGCCACCGCCGGCATCGCCGACGCCATCGCCTTCGGCGACGACGGCCGCCCGCAGGTGGTCATCGACTGGAAGAGCGACGTCGATCCCGCGCCGCAGACCGTCGAGCACTACCGCGCGCAGGTGCGGCAGTACCTGGCCATGAGCGGGGCGCGGCGGGGGCTCATCGTGATGGTGACGTCGGGACGGGTGATCGAGGTGGAGAGCTTCCGCGCATGACAAGCACACCACGCCAGAGCGCCAGCAGGAGAACACCATGCCCCAACTGATCGAACACATCGACGCCATCGCCCGCCGCAAGCAGCGTGACGTCCTCTATCTCTCCTTCTTCGACGACGACGCCGACTGGCGCCGGCCGGGCAACTGGCGGGCCAACCCCACGCGCGCCCAGGTCATCGACTGGCTGGATGCCAACGGCGTCGGCTGGTGCGAGTGCGGCGAGATCGCCAGCGAAACGGCCATGCGCAGCTATGGCGGCACGCTCTATCTCGACGTGCCCTTCGATCTCGCCGACCCGGCCTACCAGGCGCTGGCCGCCTTCCTCGAGCATCCCGACGGCACGCTGCGCCTGCCCGGCATGAAGTTCTGGGCGGTCTCGCTCGAAGTGGCGATGCGCAATGCGCACCATGACGAGCCGGGGTTCTGGGAGGCTTGGGCGGAGCGGTTCTGAGGGAGGTTGGACTTGGTGATGCGTTTGCCTGCACCGGGATCGCAGCGAGACATCGCAGCGATCGCCTGGTGGGTTGATCCGGGCCTGACAAGGCCGATTTTCCAAGAGGAGACAAGAAGATGAGTCAATGCCGATTCTGCGGTTCGCGCAGCTATGGCAGTGGTTGCACCTACAGTCCGCACAAGCGTCACGAACACAATGGCGACGAAAAAAAGTGCGAGTTCTGTGGATCGAGCAGCCATGGACGGGGTTGCACCTACAGCCCGACCAAAACACACCGCCATGGCAGTGGCAACAACAAGTGCCGCTGGTGCGGTTCCAGTGCCACCGGCTCGGGGTGCACCTACAGTCCGAGCCGGACACACGAACGCTGATCGCGCGGGACGGCGGGCAGGGTGCTTGCTACAGCCGCTCCACCAGGATCCCCGCCGCCCGCTCCGACAACACCAGCACCAGCTTCATCGTCGCCCGCGTGGCGCCGACGAAGAGCCGGCGCACGGCCTGGTCGTCCAGCGTTTCAAAGTCGACCTCGGCCAGCACCACGGCCGGTGCCGACTGGCCCTTGAAGCGGTGGACCGTCTCGGCCAGCACGTCGCCGTCGGAGTAGACCGGCCGGCCGTGCACGTCGTACTCGCCGGTGAAGGTGCGCAGCGTATGCGGGCCGAGCTGGTTGAAGCCCAGCAGGCGCGAGCTCTCTCGGCCGCGGTAGCTGAGCAGGGCCACGTCGCCCTTGCGGAAGCCCGCCGCGTAGCACTGGCGGATGCCGTCCTTCACGCATTCGCGCAGGGTGGCGTCGTCGCGGTAGACCAGGAATTCCACCTCGGCGGCCGCGAGCGGCGCGGCCGCCTCGATCTTCACCTCGGGCGGCACGATGGCCTGCAGCAGCTTCACCACCGGGCGCGGACTGCGGAAGTTGCTCTCGGCACGCAGCCGCACCCAGCCGGGCAGTTCCACCGGCGGCTGGCCGTACAGGTTCTGCAGCGGGTCTTCCAGCCACAGCACGCGGCCGTCGGGGCGGGCGTGGCGCAGCACCAGGTCGCGCCAGGCGGGAGCGAAGTCCTGGCCCTCGTCCACGATCACGCTGTCGAACAGGAAGGCCGGCGTCACCTCCCGTTCCGCGGCCGCGGCCACCAGTCGGCCGAAGGCATCCGGCTGCTGGAAGTCCGGCGTGATGCCGGCCGCGCGCAGCAACTGGTCGCACAGCATGTGGAAGGTGCCGACATGGCCGCCGGCCGGCGCGATGCGCGCGAAGTGGTCGGCCAGCGGGCGGTTGAAGCAGACATAGAGCGGGCGCTTGCCGGCCTCGATGGCGGCGCGGTACTCGGCCAGCGCCAGCTGCGTCTTGCCCGATCCCGCCGTGCCGGTCACGCGCAGGCGGAAGGGCTCCAGATCGAGCTGGCGCGCCCAGTGCGCCAGTCCGCCCGAGACGCGCGTGACCATGGCGCGCGCCTGGCCCACCAGGGCGCTGACGTCGGTCTCGAGCTGGATGATGTCGCACAGGAAGCGGTCCACGCGCGCCGCCAGCGCATCGTCCTCGCCCACCGGCAGCACCTGCTGGATCCACTGGCACAGCGCGTCGCGCCGCTGCGCATCGATGATGCGCTCGGGCGACAGCCCGGCCGTGGCCGGCGAGCGCACCACGTGGTCCGGGCAGTACAGCAGGTGCTCCAGCCGGATCGGCTGCGCCGGCAGCGCGCGCCCCAGCTTGCCGCGCAGGCCGTCCGCGGTGCGGCCCATCTGCACCGGCACCGACTTCAGCCTGCCGCCATAGTTCTTGGCCAGCCCCTCGTCGGTCTCGACCAGGTAGCCGCTCTTCTGCTCGATCAGCATCAGGTGGCCGGCGCGGTTCATCACCACGAAATCGATCTCGCCGTAGATGGCGTGGGCGCGCTCCACATTGGTCCAGTGCACCGCGTGGTAGACGGTGTAGCCGTCCGGCAGGCCCTTGGCCAGCACCGCCAGCGTATCGAGCTCTCGCTGCAGCGGACCGTCCGCTTCCATGGTCTCCCAGCCGTCGGGAACGACGCGTGCCATCTGGATTCTCCGTCTTGGTGAGGTGGCCGATGTAGCCGATGTAGCCGATGTGGATGATGTGGCGGGAGGATACCGCATGGCGCTGCAGGCAGCGCTCCCGCTCCATGTGCGATGCAATCGGCGAGGTCGATGCATCCGGCCAGGCGGTCCCCCTCGCATGGGGGGCTAAGGATGCGCGCATGCCTTCCGATATAGGGCTGCGCGGACAAAGCTCTTCCCGGCGGCGGCGGGGCCGGATACGCATGGGCGGCCGCGGCCGCAGCGAAGAGGAATGCAATGGACATATCGGCAATCACCACCGCATTGCCCGAGCGGCGCGACGACATCGCGCGCCTGCAACTGCTGTCAAGCAGCGGCCGGCTGCCGACGGTCGCCGTGCTGGGCAAGTACAACCACGGCAAAAGCACGCTGCTGAATGCCTTGATCGGCAACGAGGTCTTCAAGGTGTCCGACGTGCGCGAGACCGTGCGCGTGCAGGCTCACGAGAGCCAGGGCATCCGCTGGCTCGATACGCCGGGGCTCGGCGCCGACGTGGCCGGTGGTGACGACGCGCTCGCGCGCGAAGGCAATGCGCGAGAGGCGGATATCCGCCTGTTCATCCATGCCGCCGGCGAGGGCGAGCTGGATGCCGAGGAGCAGGCGTGCCTGGAGGCCCTGTGCGCGGACGACGAGTGCTCGTCCCGGCAGACTGTCGTGGTGCTCACCCGCATGGCGCAGGTCGACGAGGCCGACATGGCAGCGATCCTCGGCGCCTTGCGCCAGCAGACCGGCGACCTGCCCGTGTTTCCCGTGTCCGCATCGCGCTATACGCGCGGGACCCGCGAGAACAAGCCCTTGCTGGCGGGCCGCAGCGGCGTGCCGGAGCTGCTGGCCTTCCTGCGCGAATGCGCCGACGAGGTAACGGAGCGGCGCGAGCGCTCGCGCCGCGCGCTGGGTGAGCTGCTGCTCGAAGCTGTGCGGCAAAAGCGGGCGGCATGCGAGGCTGCGCGCGGGCGCCTGCGCAAGGACATGGCTTCGCGCCTGGCGGCGTTCAAGCACGACTACGTCGATATGCGCACCAGGCTTCGACGGGAACTCAAGGGAAACTGAATCATGCTGCCCTTTCTGGCTGCCGCGGCAGCCATCGCGGCCGTCACCGCCGCCGTCAAGCACTTCTCCAGCGATGACGACACGTCGCACTCGTCGTCCGGAGGTTCCCAGCGCGACGAAGACGGCGAGCGCCGAGCCGCGCAGCGCGCACTGGTGCGCCGCAATGCCACCGTGCAGTTGAACAGCCTGCTGGCACGCCACGGGCTGGATCCCGGCGACGCTGCCATCCAGCGCTTGGTCGAGCGCTTCGTGACACACAACGCCGCCAGCGAGGAGAATCCGTTCACCGACCACTTCGCTCGCACACCGCCGATGCGGGAGCTGGCGGCCCGCGTCGAAGCCGCCTCCCAGGAACTCGACACGTTCGATGCCGCCGAGCTGGCACTGCAACGCCTGCTGAACGGGGACGTCCGATGAGCGCGTTGGAAAAGGCCCGCACGCCGGAACGCGCTTTTCTCGATGCGCTCGCCAGCTTCGACGTGATCGCCCGGGACGTGGCGCCGCAGGTGGCGCGGCTGGAGCACTGGCGCAGCACGCTGCGGACCGCGCTGGAACTTGCACCGCCGCCGAAAGGCCTGAAGCCAGGCAGCGCGCTGGCCAGCCAGGCCGAGCACGTGCGCACCCTGCTGCGCGACAGCATGGCCCGCTGGGAAGAGGATCTCGCCCGGCGCGCCCCCATGCGTCAGCTGGCCGAGACCTTCGGCGACCGCGCGGTGCTGCTGGTATTCGGCAAGGTCAACGCCGGCAAGAGTTCGTTCTGCAATTACCTGGTCGACAGGTTCCGTGCGCTGGGCATGCCGGTCGAGGCCTTCGTGGTGCGCGATGGCGCGCTGGAGGCACTCGATCAGCCCTTCAGCGTCGGCGCCACGGAGACCACGGCGACCATCCAGGGCGTCCGCGTCGGCGAGCAACTGGTGCTGCTCGATTCGCCGGGCCTGCATTCGATCACCGCGGAGAACGGCGATCTGACACAGCGCTTCATCGACAGTGCCGATGGCGTGCTGTGGCTGACCAGCTCCACGTCGCCAGGCCAGGTGCAGGAGCTGGCGGAACTGAAGCGCCAGCTGGCGCAAGGCAAGCCCCTGCTGCCGGTGATCACCAAGAGCGATATCGACGACGAGGACGAGGTCGACGGACAGATCGTCATGCGTTGCATCAACAAGACTGCCGACAACCGCCACAGCCAGCAGGCAGATGTGTTGAAGCGGGCGCGCCAGTGCCTGGAGGCGGCGCAGCTGGACCCCGCGCTGGTGCGCGAGCCGGTGTCGCTGTCGGTGCAGATGGCGCGTCTGGACGATACCGCCGCCGGGCGCGCGGCGGCCGGCATCGATACGCTGTTCCGGGCCTTGCTCGAGATCGTCGCCCCCGCGAGCGGCTACAAGCGCACCAAGGCGGCCACGCTCGTCCTCAACCATCTCGAAGCGGATGTGCTGGCGCCGCTGGAGCGCGACATCCTGCCGCAACTGGCCAGGCTCGAAGATTCCGCGCACCAGGCGACCGCCCTGCTGGCCGAGCGCACGCCGCGCATCGCGTCGGCCGTGGTGGCGGAAGTGCTGGGCGGCCTGTCCGAGCTGCTGGAAGCGCACAAGGAGAGCCGCGACATCGATGCGCTCTATCGTGCGCTGTCGGCGCGCGGGCGCGACGCGGTCGAGCACCATGTGCGGAAGGAACTGGCCGACTATGCCGAGCAGCTGCGCGAGATCGCCCTCGACCTGAATGCCGACGGCGCGCAATACGATGAAGAGACCATCGAAGTGATGGTGCGCAGCGGCGGCGTCAAGAAGGCCGCCGTGGCCACCGGCGCGGGACTGATCGGCACGGTGCTGGGGACTCTTGCGGGCGGACCGCTCGGTGGCGTGATCGGCGGTGCCGTGGCAGGCTGGCTGGGCGACAAGGGCGGCGATCGCCTGCTGGAAACCCATCGCAAGACCATCCCGGTCGGCATCAGCTACGACCGGCTCTACGCCAGCCTGGAGCAGGAACTGCGCCGCGTGCTGCCCGATGCCGTCGCCACCTGCGTCGGCGAATGCCGCAAGGCCATCGGCTTCGTCGCAGCGGAGGCCCGCGGACTGGCGGCCATCGTCGACGCCAGCCGCAGCAATCTCGCCGTCATCAAGGAGGCTATCCGCCATGAGTCCGTTTGAAATCTACCAGGTGCTGCTGAACGACGCCGAACCACTCGCGGCACGCCATCTGGAGGGCGCGCCGGCCGTGATCGCCCGCCTACGCGCGGCCGTCGCCGAGAAGACCATCCACGTCATGCTGTTCGGCGCCTACAACGCCGGCAAGAGCACGCTCATCAATGCGCTGAGCGGCGCCATCGTTGCCAAGGTGGACGACGTGCCGACCACGGCCGCGGTGCAGCCCTATCCGTGGAACGGCCATGTCCTGCTCGACACGCCGGGAATCAATGCACCGATCGAGCATGAGACCGTCACGCTGGACGAAATGCGCGAGCAGGCCCACCTGGTGCTCTTCGTGCTGCGCCAGGAAGACCAGGATGCGCAGGACATCGTCGAGCGCCTGCTCGACATCATCGAAAGCGGGCATCCGCTCTTCGTGCTGCTGAACTACCGGGGCGAAGCGGACATTGCCGCGCTGATCGAGCGCTTCGCCGCAACGCTGGCGCGCGCCGGTGCGGCGCGCGGCATTCCGGAGGCAATGCTGGCCGCCGTGCCGGTGCTGATGATGAACCTCCGTTCGGCCGAGCGTGGCCGTGTCGATGGCAAGCCGCTGCTGCTCGAGCACGCGCGCTACGACATGTTCATCGACCGCTTCGCGCAATGGCTGGGTGAGTACGAGGACGAGCACAAGCGGTTGGCGGGCACGCACGCGCTGATCACGCGCGAGCTGCTCGATCCGGTGCGGGCGGCGCTCGGCAACGGTCGCGCGGGCGGCGCGGATGGCAAGGCCGAGTTGCTCGCCGCGCAACTAGCGCACCTGCGGCGCGACCACAACGTGCTGCGGCTGGCCGCCACCAGCCGGCTGCGGCGAGAGCTCCAGCAGAGCCGCGCCGCGCTCGGCGTCGCGCTCGATGAAGCGGGTTCGGAGGCCGAGCTCACGGCAAAGGCATCGACACTGGTCGGGGAGCTGGCCGAGACCATGCGGAAATGGCTGGAGCTTGAACTCGCCTCGCAGCACAAGGCGCGCATCGATGCGGCGCTGGGCGACAACGTGCTGGACGCCACCCAGTTCCAGTCGCTCGACGAGAAGTCCTGGGGGCGCCTGGTCGGCCCCGCGCTGGAGCAGCTCAAGAACGTCGACAGCGGCCATATCAAGCAACTGCTGATGTGGGGGCGCCAGCTGAAGATCCCCGGCCTCAAGGGTCGCTGGGAGAAGACGTTCGACAAATGGGCAGGCCGTGCCGGCCCGGCCATCAGTGTGGTGGTCGCACTCGGCCAGATG of the Cupriavidus malaysiensis genome contains:
- a CDS encoding PD-(D/E)XK nuclease family protein, whose protein sequence is MNTRPRHTIVTQGRLALRGQRLRAARTRAQGVQIVDIEQLAARLAGGFIAPLDDDTLRAAIQAVLPGTPLGELDTIKDLPGMVGAAADTLRKAWRAGIDLQARAGDHARLAAMAALERAVLAQLPPGMLHPPALAAAAQARLAHAPALLGRVDVDGLADLPPCWRPLLLALAAVLPLRWLAGPRPVPAWLDGSAVAVERSAPCAPARSVVSAATAQHEAIEAMRWARALLASGQARPEEIAIAAVTPADYDDHFLALRSDSGLDLHFVHGVTVAASRDGQAAAALADVLLRGLSQARLRRLATLCAGGAGLLGQLPENWTRALPADAPLSSAAAWTRLLDRLGTTGTTDATGATGATEWPEAKALGATLRAVVALLSRGHDGAAEAGEALLGGRALAIWRRALLAGPAAALDVTLAGLKQDDGLEACVCAAWMPASALASAPRRFVRLLGLNSSHWPRGRAEDRLLSEHIVPAAELDPLPVAAADRRDFGIILATTESEVVLSRARRDGEGRLLGRSPLLHGQPDETYLRRNAAPAQACSEGDRLLARPDEFARLPQAEAAQRCWLDWQRTELTPHDGLVRAGHPALAAVLARPQSASSLSRLLRNPLGYLWQYGLGWRAPEDGTERLTLDPPSLGNLVHLTLDLALQALEAQGTQGTQGTEEGGLAAASPQRIAAAVQAAAAEAARQWEAGEAVPPALIWRRTLEDVRAISTTALAASQGRLPAARAFGEVPFGGMAPKTGSAVPWDHQASVEIPGTGLRIRGYIDRLDISGDGRRALVLDYKTGAVPDTGSEGKEKPFVLNGGKELQRCLYAFAVRALLGDGVEISAALLYPRDGVELVLDDPQGTLDTVVASLRAARDALLGGATVIGIDSGSDYDDLGFALPANAKAGYLRRKLAAATARLGDAARIWEAA
- a CDS encoding ATP-binding domain-containing protein translates to MARVVPDGWETMEADGPLQRELDTLAVLAKGLPDGYTVYHAVHWTNVERAHAIYGEIDFVVMNRAGHLMLIEQKSGYLVETDEGLAKNYGGRLKSVPVQMGRTADGLRGKLGRALPAQPIRLEHLLYCPDHVVRSPATAGLSPERIIDAQRRDALCQWIQQVLPVGEDDALAARVDRFLCDIIQLETDVSALVGQARAMVTRVSGGLAHWARQLDLEPFRLRVTGTAGSGKTQLALAEYRAAIEAGKRPLYVCFNRPLADHFARIAPAGGHVGTFHMLCDQLLRAAGITPDFQQPDAFGRLVAAAAEREVTPAFLFDSVIVDEGQDFAPAWRDLVLRHARPDGRVLWLEDPLQNLYGQPPVELPGWVRLRAESNFRSPRPVVKLLQAIVPPEVKIEAAAPLAAAEVEFLVYRDDATLRECVKDGIRQCYAAGFRKGDVALLSYRGRESSRLLGFNQLGPHTLRTFTGEYDVHGRPVYSDGDVLAETVHRFKGQSAPAVVLAEVDFETLDDQAVRRLFVGATRATMKLVLVLSERAAGILVERL
- a CDS encoding UvrD-helicase domain-containing protein, yielding MMTTAMPVLLDQAARRTAIAAHERSLLVEAGAGSGKTAVMAGRIALLLARGIAPAHIAAVTFTELAASELLIRVREFVAALASGQVPAEMRAALPAGPDARQLEHLQAASHAIDEMTCSTIHGFCQRLIRPYPVEAGIDPGATLMDRDQADLVYRELADAWLRAALADAGAAGAADPQGGSLLAQLAWREPAATVALAGKVLDLLRQHRQAGVRAPEALAPRLAAFRAAVQDFQALLAECATVDEAETAAIVAGFAGMAQAIPARWEGHGNEHAAQQLAALVLTRPAAVLLTASGGFAAYKKKGKWSAAARAAGLRAADGEAMAQRATACYAACRDAWLALQQHTASWVLAGLVEALRPVADQFRDYKRQAGLLDFDDLIHAARDLLRDHEPVRRALAGRFTHVLVDEFQDTDPLQSEIFWRLCGEPVAGGDGGEIGGDGGDGGDGGDGGTDWRAYRIRPGALFLVGDPKQAIYRFRGADVAAYVEARTAFARQDGDSVLAIATNFRSRATILDWVNARFADLLSEAQGQPGFTALQPFHADAGERPCVAALDVAAADEDGAASAEQQRDAEAEAVAELCARLIGSEPVIDRRSGQARPCRPGDIALLAPTGSELWRYEEALERRGVPVATQAGKGLYRRQEIQDLIAVTRVLADPRDTLALGALLRGPLVGLSEEELLDIVWALPRTDEEIAAGKLAALTLHLEAQAIAHPLARHIVETLQALRRRANATTPHALIAQAVEALRVRPLLQQRHRGQAERALANVDLYLNLCRAYAVRGLRALAQAMTAAWSDEARAPEGRPDAQEEAVALYTMHAAKGLEWPVVVPINTMTQVKAADSTVVERHTGHLFCPVFGTDPVGLEAARQAEQDELQRERLRLWYVAATRARELLVLPRLDVPPPRSNAWIALPQFPLQALPALDLSHLPADPGAGGLGAAETASAQTPEVFAQQAEAIAAGRRRLAWVAPSRDEGAGTPLLRPLDTERIASSLDDAPSAAASDCAQATAQATAQDERQEAKVQEAKVQGGRERGLLIHKLLEEVLNGETADVPDTLAARAAELIGMLGLPPCADPARGPAAEEIAASVARTLALPEVAALRSALVPEYTLYAATAWDDQEEATAGIADAIAFGDDGRPQVVIDWKSDVDPAPQTVEHYRAQVRQYLAMSGARRGLIVMVTSGRVIEVESFRA